TCCCATCCCGTGGGCCAGATCGATGATGGCCGCTGTGGTGTCGGCCAGGTGCACCCGGTCTTCATCCTTGCCCGGGTCGCCGTCGGGACTGTCGAAGGCGATGGAGACGAACTCCCGGCTGGCCCACAGGCCGAACTCCAAGATGCGCATGTCCCGCCGGCTCAGGATGGTCAGGGCCTCCCGGCGGAAGCCGGGCACCTGGGACGGGGGCAGGGCCAGGCACAAATATTCGAAAAG
This DNA window, taken from Sphingobacteriaceae bacterium, encodes the following:
- a CDS encoding FAD-linked oxidase C-terminal domain-containing protein, producing the protein LFEYLCLALPPSQVPGFRREALTILSRRDMRILEFGLWASREFVSIAFDSPDGDPGKDEDRVHLADTTAAIIDLAHGMGGSMEFCHGAGLKLAPWMAAERRAGLEVLRTIKQALDPRGIMNPGKLGL